CAAGGCACACAACAGGCTAGTATACAAAGGAGTGATACATTACAAGTAAAAGAGGTtgttttatttgcattatttcttGTCTTTCCTGCTGCGAGTTAATTGGTTCCCATGTGTCAATATCTATAAACAGAAAATTTTAGCACTTCCATCTTTATAAGAtcaatacattacattacattacatttatttataaagcgccaacatattccgcagcgctgtacaataagtgggttacatatattggacatacagagtaacatataaagcaatcaataaccgatacaagaggggaagagagccctgcccaaaagagcttacaatctacaaggagaaagggttgagacacaaggtgtgggaatgggcatgaccagagttgtgagaggtggggcacagggtattgctaaactagattagggtaagcttctctaaataaatgtgtttttagagatctcttgaaggcagagagattgggagaaagtctgacagattgtgggagcgaattccagagaaggggggcagcccttgcaaagccttgaatgcgagtgtgtgaggagggaatgagagaggagttggggagcaggtcagtagggagtgtaacaagcgggttggatggtacctagagatgagttcagagatgtagggtggggcagagttatggactgctttaaatgtgagagtcaggagtttgaattttatcctggatggtaggggaagccagtgcagggattggcagagcggcatggcagaggaggagcggttggagaggtgtatgagcctggcagcagtattcattatggactggagaggggacagtctttggaggggaaggccaattaatagtgagttacagtagtccaggcgagatattataagagagtgaataagaattttggcagcatcttgggtgataaatgatcggattttggagatatttcttaggtgaaagtgacatgatttgataagtgattggatatgaggagtgaaggacagggcagaatcaaggataaccccaaggcaccgggcctgggaagatggggtgatggtagaattgttaaccgttatagatacctcgggaacaatgtgggcgttggatggggggaagagaaccagttcagttttagagaggtctAATTTGTATAAGAACTTTTCCTGCATTTAGTGAATTAACCCccttgttaaagggaaaatacatttaattaaattgtCTAAAATAAGGGtcacttattttttttctgtataccGTCACTTTTATTTATTCTACACTGTGGCCCAAATATCTGATTCAGTCACAAGGTTGGGGGCCAAATGCTTTTTACACAGTCAGGGTCACAATCAGTGAGCCACCGGGTGCCCATCCCCACTGGGTGTCTAGATTGCTGTAAATGAAGCAAAATTAAATAGGGGGTACTGAGGTCATGTTTAGTCATGGCTGGGGTGGGGCAAGATGGGCACATGGGGCTCCATGCGTCCAGAAGCAGTTTCCTATAAAAGTGGGTCCGACTACTGTTGCACTGGTGCAATGTACATGGGCTTCTTATTGTTTGTAAAGCTTTTCAAAGGCACAAAATAATGATTATGGCAtcggtttccaaactgtggggctggcaccCCAAGGGGCCAAAAGCAGTAAATGGGATGGGGGGGGCAGCCAAAAAGCCAGTTAGGGAGTGCTTGATTGTACATTTTCTTGGATATACCTGGAACTACAAGACTAAGTAGTTATAGTCTAAGGTAGAACCAATGAAATTGTGGACCACAAAAACATGGCCTGAACCCATATAGACCAAATACGTAAGGATTATGGGATAAGAAGTAATGGTGAGATAACACTGCTCATTGTTTTCAGGTATGTTTCAATGCTGCTTCCAAAAACTAAAATAAGGTAATAGTTCAGGACGCCAGCCACCGACATAGCAAACAGGAAAAAGATGATGCGTTTTCCAAAAATATACCCAGGGGTGctgaaaataaacaaacacaGAGGTTAGATAAGATATATACAGGATACTAACAAAATAATGAACATTTCCCCCTTAACTTTTAGCAAACTACAACATATAGTAACCGTATACATATTTGGCCAAGAGCATGGGACAAATTTCTTCATCACTTCTTCACAAAGCTTGAACCCTTCCTTTGTTGAGAATGGGGCAATACCCCCCTAGAGCATAAACTGTGGGGTTGGTCTCCCAGGGGGAGGTGGTACCAATGGCAGGGGGGTtcagcctgaagggcagttagggtgaaTTGTGAAGAATGGGCAATTGCTCTCTTAGATACACCTGGAAGCCCAGATTACGAGTCAGTTATGGTGAGACCAGGACAGAAAACTTCTATTCCTCTATCTGGTTGGTGTATTGGTGTATTACCCTCTACCACCGCTCCCCCACTTCCCTTTGGTGGCAACTGTGAACTGTCGTTATTTTGCGTACCTCTGTGTCTTTTCTCCCAGATATCCAACAAAGTACTTCTGTCTGACAAATAAATACATGAGGCCAGCAAAGGCAGCAGGTgctaataaaaaaggaagaaaaaggaaattgactGACGTTTTACTGACTGACCTATGACAATTAAACTCGCTTCCAAGGGAAACCAAAAGGAAACTGTAGTTTTCATATGTAGTCCCCACTGAGGGCACTGTGGCACTCACATAAACACTTGTACTGTAGGCTTTAATGTCCAATTGCTGAAGCTgctccctaagggtgaagacacatggagctactagaagcagctacttgttacggctacaagtgacaagaagctgctactttGTAGATTTGTATTTCTTCCCCTAAGGGCCacgacacacaaggagattagttgcgccgcgacaaatctccgttgttgcgggcgactaatctccccacaatgccatcccaccggctggaatttaaatcgccggtgggatggcatacgcggcgccgtgatttgccgaagtcgctgaAGTTGACTTTAGAGGAAACCATctaaaaggaaataagtacagaaaATTTGATGGAACAGTAGTACTAGACAACCGTTATATTACCtacagttatttattttaatgagtGCAACTATAGGCCAAGGCTTGCACACCCCTGATATATAGTAGCAAAAGCAATATCTTACCTTGACTACAGAGCAATCCCGCACACCACAGCACAGCTAGAAAGGTTGGATATGCATCAATACAGTTTtggctgaaaaaaagacataaaaaattAGAACCCTgatgccttcttttttttttacaaaattgtaAAATGAGTAAATTTTATGCCACAATCCCTCAGCcgtttcactatatatatatatatatatactgcatactATACAGCCTCAGAATGAGTCTGTTTTCTAGCTGCCAACACTGGTTCCCTGGTAGCATTTTGAATCTCATGCTGGAGAAAGGTAGAACTGAAAATGAAG
This sequence is a window from Xenopus tropicalis strain Nigerian chromosome 2, UCB_Xtro_10.0, whole genome shotgun sequence. Protein-coding genes within it:
- the alox5ap gene encoding arachidonate 5-lipoxygenase-activating protein, coding for MDPEIVENIVLLAIVTLISVIQNVSFAFKVENESKSQQSRSFQRTGSPAFEKVYTANQNCIDAYPTFLAVLWCAGLLCSQAPAAFAGLMYLFVRQKYFVGYLGEKTQSTPGYIFGKRIIFFLFAMSVAGVLNYYLILVFGSSIETYLKTMSSVISPLLLIP